The genomic region TGGTTCACTGGTTAAGAGGCAAGGGTAGTCCGCCAGTCTCATGAGTGATGAGAACCTGACGGTTATGGCACATGCAGGGTAGGTGTAGCGCTGCGGATTCATTATCACTTCGTTCTGGTGTACCGGTTCTAAGTCCACTTTGAATCCAGCTACTTTAGGTGTCAGTGTACCTGAAGAACCATTGAGTGCCTTGCGGGCCTGGTCCAGGTGGCCCCATCCACGGTAGATCATGTCCATGAAGTCACTGTTGTGCAGTTCTGCTGCTGCCCCCCGGGTGGGATTGAGTTGTACGTAGTTATGGAATCTTTTGGTCAATAGATCCACCACTGTTGGTGCATTGAAGCCGTCCAGTTCCAGTATGTACTCCACCGCACAAGCAGATGAACCAGTTGCCAAGGAAAGAACTTCATATTCACTCTTAAAGTCAGGGAGCGCCTGTTTTAATGTTGAATCCATCACATCAGTGGTGGCTTCAATTATGGCCATGGTCACATCATCTTTGCACATGTTAAAGGTTGATTGTGCAATGTGATGAGATATGTCGCCCACACAGTATGCGGGGACTGTCAGGATGTTACCATAATGGACATCATCATCCATGGCCGCAACTACTGTGCTTTCCATTTTATCACGGTACTGGGCCATGTACTTCCGGACATCGAAGGATGTGTGGCCTGCTGCATCCATGAGTTCAGCCTGGGCTTCCACCGGTTCCTGGTAGATGTGTTTAATTTCGGCTATTTCCTTCTCCACAGCCTGGGCTACTGTGGCCCCATTTTCAACTTCATTAGCGAATACTTCACCAATACCATATGAAGTATTCATTCCCCATGATTTAGCAGATAATATGGCCTGTTTATGTTTTAGAGGTATGTCCACAGTTTTAACTATCCGGTTGATGGTGTTACTGGTGCTGCCAGGCATCAGGGCAAAATCAACCACACAGGTTGGTCCGTAGAACCCCCCATATCGGCGGACTACTTCTTTACCAATTAGGGCTTCTGCTTTTCCTATGGCCTCAATGAACTTAGAGAGACTTCCTTCAAATTCAGGGTCTTCATCACAGAGTATTTCCAGTACCACTGGTGTTTGATAATGTTCCACGAAAGGATCGTCTTCTGGCCGGATAGTGTCTGTTAAGCTGTTCAGGATGTTGTAGTGAGCCTTCACCGAATTCACGTGAAGGTTGATAACTGATTCAGATTGTTCAGCTGTTGCTTCCATTTTCTGCACCACATCCAGATACGCTTTGGTATCTTTGATATGGAATGGAGTTCCCCTTTTATTTTTAACGGTTTCTACATCGGCTTTTTGAGCCATCATTGCTTCTTGAACCATTTTTTCATAGAGTTCAACCATTAAATCACCCTCCTTTTTACTAAAAATCCTTAAACAGATTA from Methanobacterium sp. harbors:
- a CDS encoding DUF2193 domain-containing protein; the encoded protein is MVELYEKMVQEAMMAQKADVETVKNKRGTPFHIKDTKAYLDVVQKMEATAEQSESVINLHVNSVKAHYNILNSLTDTIRPEDDPFVEHYQTPVVLEILCDEDPEFEGSLSKFIEAIGKAEALIGKEVVRRYGGFYGPTCVVDFALMPGSTSNTINRIVKTVDIPLKHKQAILSAKSWGMNTSYGIGEVFANEVENGATVAQAVEKEIAEIKHIYQEPVEAQAELMDAAGHTSFDVRKYMAQYRDKMESTVVAAMDDDVHYGNILTVPAYCVGDISHHIAQSTFNMCKDDVTMAIIEATTDVMDSTLKQALPDFKSEYEVLSLATGSSACAVEYILELDGFNAPTVVDLLTKRFHNYVQLNPTRGAAAELHNSDFMDMIYRGWGHLDQARKALNGSSGTLTPKVAGFKVDLEPVHQNEVIMNPQRYTYPACAITVRFSSLMRLADYPCLLTSEPVTATLMTNIIALHKESPASPARTCKNCAAASLVDFRHNHCQWKEAV